The following are encoded together in the Ignavibacteria bacterium genome:
- a CDS encoding potassium channel family protein — translation MNKFLNRFVNFWYSEISLTVFLISIILLNFLIIPVSDKFDSGSIIEKSLYLLVIISGASALTENKVFKFIVTAFSVMAFIVWIFNRNHNIHLLNIVDASSQMLFFLLLLILILIRVFKGGIFTMERLGGAIAGFLLTANVFTAAYQMMSLIYGDGVFNVSNVNIAGLNHFSFITITTVGYGDITPVHPFVRSLSNLEAVIGQLYPAVLIARLISLKPQKKQGDKNINV, via the coding sequence ATGAATAAATTTCTAAACAGGTTTGTTAATTTCTGGTATTCCGAAATCAGTCTTACGGTTTTCCTGATATCTATAATACTTCTAAACTTTTTGATTATTCCCGTTTCGGACAAATTTGATTCAGGTTCAATCATTGAAAAATCTCTTTATTTGTTAGTTATAATTTCCGGAGCTTCGGCTTTGACTGAAAACAAAGTTTTCAAATTTATTGTAACTGCATTTTCGGTTATGGCTTTCATTGTATGGATATTCAACAGAAATCATAATATACACCTGCTTAATATTGTTGATGCATCATCGCAGATGTTGTTTTTCCTATTACTTTTGATACTGATTTTGATTCGAGTGTTTAAAGGAGGTATCTTTACAATGGAAAGGCTAGGCGGTGCCATAGCAGGATTTCTACTGACAGCAAACGTTTTCACGGCTGCCTATCAGATGATGAGCCTGATTTATGGTGACGGCGTATTTAATGTCAGTAACGTAAACATAGCAGGTCTAAACCATTTCAGTTTTATTACTATAACTACTGTCGGATACGGTGATATAACTCCAGTGCACCCATTTGTACGTTCTTTGAGCAACCTCGAGGCAGTTATCGGTCAGCTTTATCCTGCAGTACTTATTGCAAGACTGATATCGCTCAAACCTCAAAAGAAGCAAGGTGATAAAAATATAAATGTGTAA